A region of Periophthalmus magnuspinnatus isolate fPerMag1 chromosome 13, fPerMag1.2.pri, whole genome shotgun sequence DNA encodes the following proteins:
- the LOC117380676 gene encoding gastrula zinc finger protein XlCGF57.1-like, whose translation MEQNPGVQMPSLSPSTNLNQGIPETPWIKEEPEEQSIKQEEEQLECSGVQMPFLSRGITLNPEIPETPQIKEEPEEQNVKQEEEQLQVFVPESNALCVKTEDSSVLQQIKPKEEIQEGDSRAETHDHRKDTQEEGIRAETETEEDTEHSSDTDSDEDWRAPFSRSVSQNRMRARRTAAPNSGLSPKADGTERKKHQCTVCIKRFRTVKELQRHTRVHTGEKPFSCSVCNKAFAVKVNLTAHMRTHTGEKPFSCPVCKKAFTQKSQLVVHTRTHSGVKPYSCSFCMKTFARKGNLTVHVRIHTGEKPFSCSICEKRFTYSSNLKNHEAEHRGEARKAAISEGKGHPCAVCKKRYRSRSDLERHIRAHTGEKPFICSICNKAFTQKGTLSVHMRNHTGDKPYSCSVCKKTFVQNSNLTTHMATHSEEKPYSCPICKKGFPLKNSLIMHVRIHTGEKRFSCSICNKAFVQKSNLISHTRTHTGDKAFRCQVCKKTFALKSSLAVHMRKHTGEKPFRCSICKKKFAQKEQLVVHTRTHTGEKPFSCSVCEKTFARKHQLTIHIRTHTGEKPYSCSICEKRFATSCNMKSHEFCHKKRDRRL comes from the exons ATGGAGcaaaatccag GTGTCCAGATGCCCTCGTTGAGTCCTAGTACCAATTTGAACCAGGGCATCCCAGAGACTCCatggattaaagaggagccagaagaacagAGCATCAAACAAGAGGAAGAGCAGCTAGAATGTTCTG GTgtccagatgccctttctgaGTCGTGGTATTACCCTGAACCCGGAAATTCCAGAGACTCCACAGATtaaggaggagccagaggagcagaacgtcaaacaggaggaagagcagcTCCAAGT GTTTGTCCCAGAGTCCAATGCTCTgtgtgtgaagacagaagacTCCTCAGTGCTTCAACAAATTAAGCCCAAAGAGGAGATACAGGAAGGGGACAGCAGAGCAGAGACACATGACCACAGAAAGGACACACAGGAAGAGGGCATCAGAGCAGAAACAGAGACTGAGGAAGACACAGAGCACTCCTCTGACACTGACAGTGATGAAGACTGGCGAGCACCATTCAGCCGTTCAGTCTCACAAAACCGAATGAGAGCCAGAAGAACTGCTGCACCAAACTCGGGTTTATCTCCTAAAGCTGATGGAACTGAGAGAAAGAAACATCAGTGCACTGTCTGTATAAAAAGATTTAGGACTGTAAAGGAATTACAAAGACACACTAGagttcacacaggagagaaaccattcagctgttcagtctgtAACAAAGCATTTGCCGTGAAGGTCAATCTGACGGCACatatgagaacacacacaggtgaaaaaCCTTTCAGCTGTCCTGTCTGTAAGAAAGCATTTACCCAAAAGAGTCAGCTTGTAGTTCACACAAGGACGCACTCAGGAGttaaaccttacagctgttcattCTGTATGAAAACATTTGCCCGGAAAGGTAATCTTACAGTACATGTAAGAATACACACAGGTgagaaaccattcagctgttcaattTGTGAGAAACGTTTTACTTATTCCTCTAACCTTAAAAATCATGAAGCTGAGCACAGAGGGGAAGCACGAAAAGCCGCAATATCCGAAGGGAAGGGTCACCCGTGCGCTGTATGTAAAAAAAGATACAGATCTAGATCTGATTTAGAAAGACACATTAGAGCGCACACTGGAGAGAAACCATTCATCTGTTCAATCTGTAATAAAGCATTTACCCAAAAGGGCACTCTTTCAGTGCACATGAGAAATCACACAGGAGataaaccttacagctgttcagtctgtaagaaaacatttgtcCAAAACAGTAACCTTACAACACACATGGCAACACACTCAGAAgaaaaaccttacagctgtccAATCTGCAAGAAGGGGTTTCCTCTAAAAAATAGTCTCATAATGCATGTGAGAATACACACAGGTGAGAAGCGTTTCAGCTGTTCAATCTGTAACAAAGCTTTTGTCCAAAAGAGTAATCTTATATCACACACaaggacacacacaggtgacAAAGCTTTCAGATGTCAAGTTTGTAAGAAAACATTTGCTCTAAAGAGTAGTCTTGCAGTACACATGAGGAAACACACAGGCGAGAAACCTTTCCGGTGTTCAATTTGTAAGAAAAAATTTGCCCAAAAGGAGCAGCTTGTAGTGCACACAAGGACACACACTGGAGAGAAACCCTTCAGCTGTTCAGTTTGTGAGAAAACATTTGCCCGAAAGCATCAACTCACAATCCACAttagaacacacacaggtgaaaaaCCTTACAGTTGTTCTATCTGTGAGAAACGCTTTGCAACTAGCTGTAACATGAAGAGTCATGAGTTCTGTCATAAAAAACGTGACAGAAGGTTGTGA